One window of Paenibacillus albicereus genomic DNA carries:
- a CDS encoding glycosyltransferase, which produces MKVTVAICTHNRAKDTAEAVNSVLAQQVDEAQYEVLVIDNRSTDGTAEAVRAIQQRPGVGPERVRCIREDKLGLSAARNRAIREARGEYILFLDDDAVARPGWMGAIVDVFERDPAIGCVGGRIDPVWEGGEPAWLPEAFKTLYTVLDYAPRVVEMEAPRIPFGANVAFRASLFRQHEPFREDLGRVGSSLLSNEESELIGRIRQSSTVYYTPHAAVDHKIDRSRISRKWFLRRVYWQGISDAARGGRGAAYMLKQALKIAPSALLLLLSLPDPQKQMVQLRRIQYSGGYIAGRLGWFK; this is translated from the coding sequence ATGAAGGTGACCGTTGCCATCTGCACGCACAATCGCGCCAAGGATACGGCGGAAGCGGTGAACAGCGTGCTGGCCCAGCAGGTCGACGAAGCGCAGTACGAGGTGCTCGTCATCGACAACCGCTCGACCGATGGCACCGCCGAGGCGGTGCGAGCCATCCAGCAGCGCCCCGGCGTCGGGCCGGAGCGGGTGCGCTGCATCCGCGAGGACAAGCTCGGCCTGTCGGCGGCGCGCAACCGCGCGATCCGCGAGGCGCGGGGCGAGTACATCCTGTTCCTCGACGACGACGCGGTGGCGCGGCCGGGGTGGATGGGCGCGATCGTCGACGTGTTCGAGCGGGACCCGGCGATCGGCTGCGTCGGCGGGCGCATCGATCCGGTATGGGAGGGCGGCGAGCCGGCCTGGCTGCCGGAGGCGTTCAAGACGCTGTACACGGTGCTGGACTACGCGCCGCGCGTCGTCGAGATGGAAGCTCCGCGCATCCCGTTCGGCGCCAATGTCGCCTTCCGGGCGTCGCTGTTCCGGCAGCATGAGCCGTTCCGCGAGGATCTCGGACGCGTCGGCAGCAGCCTGCTGTCCAACGAGGAGAGCGAGCTGATCGGCCGCATCCGTCAGAGCAGCACGGTGTATTACACGCCGCATGCGGCCGTCGACCACAAGATCGACCGCAGCCGCATCAGCCGCAAGTGGTTTCTCCGCCGGGTGTACTGGCAAGGCATCAGCGACGCCGCGCGCGGAGGCCGGGGAGCGGCCTACATGCTGAAGCAGGCGCTCAAGATCGCCCCTTCGGCGCTGCTCCTGCTGCTGTCGCTGCCCGATCCGCAAAAGCAGATGGTGCAGCTGCGGCGCATCCAGTACAGCGGCGGCTACATCGCCGGACGGCTCGGCTGGTTCAAGTAA
- the galU gene encoding UTP--glucose-1-phosphate uridylyltransferase GalU → MQKVRKAIIPAAGLGTRFLPATKAMPKEMLPIVDKPTIQYIVEEAIESGIEDIIVVTGKGKRAIEDHFDIAFELEHTLEEKGKFDILEKVRRSSNVEIHYIRQKEAKGLGHAVWCARNFIGNEPFAVLLGDDIVQSDTPCTRQLIEQYERSGKSVIGVQTVGVDQTHRYGIVDPIGHIEVPQSRLHGVSRFVEKPAPGEAPSNLAIMGRYVLTPEIFDYLGRQEIGAGGEIQLTDAIQRLNESQGVFAYDFEGIRYDVGEKLGFILTSLEFAIRNPELRHPLLAEMSEMLERELGRGLMAARGE, encoded by the coding sequence ATGCAGAAAGTAAGGAAAGCGATTATCCCTGCGGCAGGGCTCGGAACGAGGTTCTTGCCCGCGACGAAGGCGATGCCGAAGGAAATGCTGCCGATCGTCGACAAGCCGACCATCCAGTACATCGTAGAGGAAGCGATCGAATCCGGCATCGAGGACATCATCGTCGTCACCGGCAAGGGCAAGCGGGCGATCGAGGATCACTTCGACATCGCCTTCGAGCTGGAGCATACGCTGGAGGAGAAGGGCAAGTTCGACATTCTGGAGAAGGTGCGCCGCTCCTCCAACGTCGAGATCCATTACATACGTCAAAAGGAAGCGAAGGGACTCGGCCATGCCGTCTGGTGCGCCCGCAACTTCATCGGTAACGAGCCGTTCGCCGTGCTGCTCGGCGACGACATCGTGCAGTCGGACACGCCGTGCACCCGTCAGCTCATCGAGCAGTACGAGCGCTCCGGCAAGTCGGTCATCGGCGTGCAGACGGTCGGCGTCGACCAGACGCACCGCTACGGCATCGTCGATCCGATCGGCCATATCGAAGTGCCGCAGAGCCGTCTGCACGGCGTCAGCCGCTTCGTCGAGAAGCCCGCTCCGGGCGAGGCTCCGTCGAACCTGGCCATCATGGGCCGCTACGTGCTGACGCCGGAAATCTTCGACTACCTCGGCCGTCAGGAGATCGGCGCCGGCGGGGAGATTCAGCTGACCGACGCGATTCAGCGGCTCAACGAAAGCCAGGGCGTATTCGCCTACGACTTCGAGGGCATCCGCTATGACGTCGGAGAAAAGCTCGGCTTCATCCTGACGTCGCTGGAGTTCGCGATCCGCAACCCGGAGCTGCGTCATCCGCTGCTGGCGGAGATGAGCGAGATGCTCGAGCGGGAGCTTGGCCGGGGCCTCATGGCGGCACGGGGCGAGTAG
- a CDS encoding CpsD/CapB family tyrosine-protein kinase, protein MSRSTRSWSLIAQNNPKSPISESYRMLRTGIEYAGVDEPVDLLMVTSCRAGEGKSTTSANVAVTFAQTGQKVLLIDADMRKPSQHHIFGLSNRAGLTSVLQGRCSLTQGIQETAVDGLDVLTAGQTPPNPSEMLGSKAMASLLEQAKDSYDRIVIDTPPIMAVTDAQIVAGKCDGVLLVIDSGKVKSEVARKAKAALEQAGSRLLGVVLNNVDRSSGGGYYYYYYGGDEQQA, encoded by the coding sequence ATGTCACGCTCGACGCGTAGCTGGAGCCTGATCGCCCAGAACAATCCGAAATCGCCGATCTCCGAGTCGTACCGCATGCTGCGGACGGGCATCGAATATGCCGGCGTCGACGAACCGGTCGACCTGCTCATGGTGACCTCATGCCGGGCCGGAGAAGGAAAAAGCACGACATCGGCCAATGTGGCGGTAACGTTTGCGCAGACCGGACAAAAGGTGCTGCTGATCGATGCCGACATGCGGAAGCCTTCGCAGCATCATATTTTCGGCTTGTCGAACCGCGCGGGACTGACGTCGGTGCTGCAAGGACGATGCAGCCTGACGCAAGGCATCCAGGAGACGGCGGTCGATGGACTCGATGTGCTGACGGCCGGCCAGACGCCGCCCAATCCGTCGGAGATGCTCGGCTCCAAGGCGATGGCCTCGCTGCTGGAGCAGGCGAAGGACAGCTACGACCGGATCGTCATCGATACGCCGCCGATCATGGCCGTGACCGACGCGCAGATCGTCGCGGGCAAATGCGACGGCGTGCTGCTCGTCATCGACTCCGGCAAGGTCAAGAGCGAGGTCGCCCGCAAAGCGAAGGCGGCGCTGGAGCAAGCGGGCTCGCGGCTGCTCGGCGTCGTGCTCAACAACGTGGACCGCTCAAGCGGAGGCGGCTACTACTATTACTACTACGGCGGGGACGAGCAGCAGGCCTAG
- a CDS encoding YveK family protein: protein MELNHYLFIIRKRLWMIAAIVVISGSLAATYSYWYAKPQYEASAKLLVGQVKDGGGLMSSLDLNLINSNIQLIKTYKEIIKTPRIMQIVAEEYPQLNQTAGELAGKVTVSSVNDTQVMSVTARDGSYESAARIVNAVSVVFSNEIPKLLQVDNVSILNQADPQASAAPVAPNAKLNIAMALALSLLAALGLAFLLEYLDDTIKTEEDVAEVLGLPVLTVIPKFKDSEALPPAGTHRDKQPLPTASRVGRKNNVTLDA, encoded by the coding sequence TTGGAACTCAATCACTACTTGTTCATCATCCGCAAGCGGCTCTGGATGATCGCGGCGATCGTCGTCATCAGCGGCTCGCTCGCAGCGACGTACTCCTACTGGTACGCGAAGCCGCAGTACGAAGCCTCGGCCAAGCTGCTCGTCGGCCAGGTGAAGGATGGCGGAGGACTGATGTCCAGCCTTGATCTCAACCTCATCAACAGCAACATCCAGCTCATCAAAACCTACAAGGAAATCATCAAGACGCCGCGCATCATGCAGATCGTCGCCGAGGAGTACCCGCAGCTGAACCAGACGGCCGGCGAGCTGGCCGGCAAGGTGACCGTCAGCTCCGTCAACGACACCCAGGTCATGTCGGTCACGGCTAGGGACGGCAGCTACGAGAGCGCGGCGCGCATCGTCAATGCGGTTTCCGTCGTCTTCTCCAACGAGATTCCGAAGCTGCTGCAGGTGGACAACGTCTCCATCCTGAACCAGGCGGACCCGCAAGCGTCAGCCGCTCCGGTCGCTCCGAACGCGAAGCTCAACATCGCGATGGCGCTGGCGCTCTCGCTGCTGGCGGCGCTGGGTCTGGCATTCCTGCTGGAGTACCTGGACGATACGATCAAGACCGAGGAGGATGTCGCGGAGGTGCTGGGACTTCCGGTGCTGACGGTCATCCCGAAATTCAAGGACAGCGAGGCGCTGCCGCCGGCCGGCACGCATCGAGACAAGCAACCGCTGCCGACCGCGAGCCGGGTAGGGAGGAAAAACAATGTCACGCTCGACGCGTAG
- a CDS encoding GtrA family protein, whose protein sequence is MGTLVKYGLTGVMNTLVDYGVFVLLHALLGVNYLLAQTASFACGTINSYLVNRTWTFGRRGRADKAELLKFLAVNGLMFGLSTAILVVCEEWLGWNALIGKAISIVIATGIGFILNRLWVFRESGASAEVTKVAKLVETNSEQS, encoded by the coding sequence ATGGGAACTTTAGTCAAATACGGCTTGACCGGCGTCATGAACACGCTGGTCGATTACGGCGTGTTCGTCTTGCTGCACGCGCTGCTCGGCGTCAATTACCTGCTGGCCCAGACGGCAAGCTTCGCTTGCGGGACCATCAACAGCTATTTGGTCAACCGCACCTGGACCTTTGGTCGCAGAGGCCGGGCCGACAAAGCGGAACTACTGAAATTTCTCGCCGTAAACGGCCTCATGTTCGGATTATCGACCGCGATTCTGGTCGTTTGCGAGGAATGGCTCGGCTGGAACGCGCTGATCGGCAAAGCGATCTCGATCGTAATCGCGACTGGAATCGGATTCATTTTGAATCGGCTCTGGGTATTCCGAGAATCCGGGGCATCGGCGGAGGTGACCAAAGTCGCGAAACTTGTCGAAACGAATTCGGAGCAGAGCTGA
- a CDS encoding phosphatidylinositol-specific phospholipase C/glycerophosphodiester phosphodiesterase family protein, translating into MENSPYIATSSWTNHFLIAHAAGSVDHQSFTNSREAFEQNYNQGYRVFEVDLQLTTDGYLLSRHDWGNYLYDRFKQVIPREQMDRPAPLELVLSLPIYGRYHAMSFEQIAELLQNYPDIWVVTDTKGTSEHEVRQQFEAMLRAAAGKEGVLDRVVPQLYSRDMLRWVESVHSFPSYIYTLYQSQDTDQQVLDFVRAEPKIDAIAIVQDRAMKSASLIARLESLRVPVYAHTVNDPTAIRDLAAIGVDGVYSDSMTYERLEQSRIRLPKRNS; encoded by the coding sequence ATGGAAAACTCTCCCTATATAGCGACCTCTAGTTGGACAAATCACTTCTTAATCGCTCATGCAGCTGGTTCAGTTGACCATCAAAGCTTCACCAATTCACGCGAAGCGTTTGAACAAAATTATAATCAAGGCTACCGCGTCTTCGAGGTCGACTTGCAGCTGACGACGGACGGCTACCTGCTCAGCCGCCACGACTGGGGCAACTACCTGTACGACCGGTTCAAGCAGGTCATTCCCCGCGAGCAGATGGACCGCCCGGCTCCGCTGGAGCTCGTCCTCTCCTTGCCGATCTACGGCCGCTATCATGCGATGAGCTTCGAGCAGATCGCCGAGCTGCTGCAAAACTATCCCGACATCTGGGTCGTCACCGACACAAAAGGAACGAGCGAGCATGAAGTCCGCCAGCAGTTCGAGGCGATGCTGCGAGCCGCTGCCGGCAAGGAAGGCGTGCTGGACCGCGTCGTCCCGCAGCTGTACAGCCGCGACATGCTTCGCTGGGTGGAAAGCGTCCACTCTTTTCCTTCCTATATATATACGCTGTATCAATCGCAGGACACCGACCAGCAGGTGCTCGACTTCGTTCGGGCCGAGCCGAAGATCGACGCCATTGCAATCGTCCAGGACCGCGCTATGAAGTCCGCTTCGTTGATCGCCAGGCTCGAGTCGTTGCGCGTGCCGGTCTATGCGCATACCGTCAACGATCCGACGGCCATCCGCGACTTGGCGGCGATCGGCGTTGATGGCGTCTACAGCGATTCGATGACCTACGAGCGCTTGGAGCAATCTCGAATTCGGCTGCCAAAAAGAAATTCTTGA
- a CDS encoding lipoate--protein ligase, whose protein sequence is MLFVSNRDMHDPSLNLALEEYILRHLPADNDYLLFYINEPSIIIGKNQNTLEEINEEYVKEQGLHVVRRLSGGGAVYHDHGNLNYSFITKDDGESFRNYRKFTAPVIDALRSMGVEAELSGRNDIQVGERKISGNAQFATRGRMYTHGTLLFQSDISHVASALKVNPEKFKSKSTKSVRSRVANISEFLQEPMTVEQFRSRLLTALYEGRTVEAYELTDADWEGVRKLADERYRNWDWNYGRSPAFNMRQVKRLSAGTYDVRLNVAAGRIEQASIYGDFFGTAEVAELEELLAGIRYEPEAVREALEGVELTPYLGPVEPDEFLQLLF, encoded by the coding sequence ATGCTGTTCGTCTCGAACCGGGACATGCACGATCCGTCCCTCAACCTCGCCTTGGAGGAGTACATCCTGCGCCATCTTCCCGCCGACAACGACTACCTCCTGTTCTATATCAACGAGCCGTCCATCATCATCGGCAAAAACCAGAACACGCTCGAGGAGATCAACGAGGAATACGTCAAGGAGCAGGGCCTCCATGTCGTACGCCGCCTCTCCGGCGGAGGGGCCGTCTACCACGATCACGGCAACCTCAATTACAGCTTCATCACGAAGGACGACGGCGAGTCGTTCCGCAACTACCGCAAGTTCACCGCTCCGGTGATCGACGCGCTGCGCTCGATGGGCGTCGAGGCCGAGCTGAGCGGGCGCAACGACATCCAGGTCGGCGAGCGCAAAATATCCGGCAACGCCCAGTTTGCGACGCGCGGTCGCATGTATACGCACGGCACGCTGCTGTTCCAGTCCGACATCTCCCATGTCGCCTCCGCGCTCAAGGTCAATCCGGAAAAGTTCAAGTCGAAGTCGACCAAGTCGGTCCGCAGCCGCGTCGCCAACATTTCCGAATTCCTGCAGGAGCCGATGACGGTCGAGCAGTTCCGCTCCCGTCTGCTGACGGCGCTCTACGAGGGACGCACCGTGGAAGCGTACGAGCTGACCGACGCCGACTGGGAAGGCGTGCGCAAGCTCGCCGACGAGCGCTACCGCAACTGGGACTGGAACTACGGCCGCTCGCCGGCGTTCAACATGCGGCAGGTCAAGCGGCTGTCCGCCGGCACGTACGATGTCCGGCTCAATGTCGCCGCCGGGCGCATCGAGCAAGCCTCCATCTACGGCGACTTTTTCGGCACCGCCGAGGTCGCCGAGCTCGAGGAGCTGCTGGCCGGCATCCGCTATGAGCCGGAGGCGGTCCGCGAAGCGCTCGAGGGCGTAGAGCTCACTCCCTATCTTGGCCCGGTCGAGCCGGACGAATTCCTGCAGCTGCTGTTCTGA
- a CDS encoding MerR family transcriptional regulator — MLGVSEMAEAGGVTVKTLHYYHRIGLLPPAEVSEAGYRFYGPEEMLRLRHILFYRELEFTLEQIKQLLDQEPNTLCLLEDQHGRTVERIDRWKRMLRTLEGAIQAARKGEEIKMSVDQFEGFKDEEQWKEAMRQQREYVQEQYGHDLGTELPLDVGSLNEQAEESAQFTETLADLLRSGERHDGEAATGAVRQHILFMQAHGHAVTPQSFVEQSVFFREDPFHRQLLEGKQAGLSYYLAAAAEAVAKPSE, encoded by the coding sequence ATGCTTGGAGTGAGCGAGATGGCGGAAGCGGGCGGCGTCACGGTCAAGACGCTTCATTATTACCATCGGATCGGCCTGCTGCCGCCGGCCGAAGTGAGCGAGGCGGGATACCGTTTTTACGGACCGGAGGAGATGCTTCGCCTGCGGCATATTTTGTTCTACCGCGAGCTGGAGTTCACGCTGGAGCAGATCAAGCAGCTTCTGGATCAGGAGCCGAATACGCTTTGTTTGCTGGAGGACCAGCACGGGAGGACGGTGGAGCGCATCGACCGGTGGAAACGGATGCTGCGAACGCTTGAGGGAGCGATTCAGGCCGCGAGAAAAGGAGAGGAGATCAAGATGAGCGTGGATCAATTTGAAGGATTTAAGGACGAAGAGCAATGGAAGGAAGCGATGCGGCAGCAGCGCGAGTACGTCCAGGAGCAGTACGGCCATGATCTGGGGACCGAGCTTCCGCTCGACGTCGGAAGCTTGAACGAGCAGGCGGAGGAGTCCGCGCAGTTTACCGAAACGTTGGCGGACCTGCTGCGGAGCGGAGAGCGGCATGACGGGGAAGCGGCGACCGGAGCGGTCCGGCAGCATATCTTGTTCATGCAGGCGCATGGCCATGCCGTGACGCCTCAGTCCTTCGTGGAGCAGAGCGTCTTCTTCCGGGAGGACCCGTTCCACCGGCAGCTGCTGGAAGGCAAGCAGGCCGGGCTCAGCTACTACCTGGCGGCTGCGGCCGAGGCGGTCGCGAAGCCGTCGGAATGA
- a CDS encoding DUF2500 domain-containing protein yields MGTDSGIDSIFTAAGTSLTILIAVIAVIIGAGLIRSYASWSRSSAQPLLSVKAAVVSKRSRVRSQQPYEEGQQQTRTDYYATFQVESGDRLEFTVSGRDYGQLAEGDVGKLTFRGSRFQGFERDNNRVIQFG; encoded by the coding sequence TTGGGAACCGATTCGGGCATCGATTCGATCTTCACGGCGGCGGGAACGAGCTTGACGATCTTGATCGCGGTCATCGCGGTCATCATCGGAGCGGGGCTGATCCGCTCGTACGCCAGCTGGAGCCGAAGCAGCGCCCAGCCGCTGCTCTCGGTCAAGGCCGCGGTCGTAAGCAAGCGCTCGCGCGTGCGCAGCCAGCAACCCTATGAGGAAGGGCAGCAGCAGACGCGCACGGATTATTACGCGACGTTCCAAGTGGAAAGCGGAGACCGGCTGGAGTTTACGGTCAGCGGGCGGGATTACGGCCAGCTGGCCGAAGGCGATGTCGGCAAGCTGACGTTTCGCGGCAGCCGCTTCCAAGGCTTCGAGCGCGACAACAATCGCGTCATCCAATTCGGCTGA